One segment of Nocardioides sp. QY071 DNA contains the following:
- a CDS encoding MCE family protein, which yields MVSTVLKRIDRRVIALVAVVLLLAVTINLVRSPAETKTVTAHFPRAVSVYKGTDVRILGVNVGKVTAVIPEGNSVRVEMEYDASYEVPAKAQAVIVTPTLVADRFVQLTPVFQGGDVMADGADIALPETAVPVELDRIYGSLQALTRALGPNGVNADGTLDHLLEAGNKAFSGQGAKGNQMIQDLADAAKTFGDGAGPLFESVTQLAKFTSTLAQNDSLVRGFMQDLTGVSAMLADESDELQKAVAAVAKAVGSVKGFVKNNRDAFVADIAKLTDVMSTIASEKDNIQTAVEVAPVAMGNLAMGFDHVSDSQNSRFAIGGNVWDADGFICGLIQQHPAMPPALKDTACELIEKLIEPIVTQLPWLPPGYKQYLPKQAASKKGIQVPEISDVSYSTGDDASVQNLLGGGS from the coding sequence ATGGTGTCCACCGTCCTCAAGCGCATCGACCGGCGCGTGATCGCTCTCGTCGCCGTCGTGCTGCTGCTCGCCGTGACGATCAACCTGGTCCGTTCGCCCGCCGAGACGAAGACCGTGACCGCGCACTTCCCGCGCGCGGTCAGCGTCTACAAGGGCACCGACGTGCGGATCCTCGGCGTCAACGTCGGCAAGGTGACCGCCGTGATCCCCGAGGGCAACTCGGTCCGCGTCGAGATGGAGTACGACGCGTCGTACGAGGTCCCGGCTAAGGCGCAGGCCGTCATCGTCACGCCCACCCTGGTCGCGGACCGCTTCGTCCAGCTCACCCCGGTCTTCCAGGGCGGCGACGTGATGGCCGACGGCGCCGACATCGCGCTGCCCGAGACGGCCGTGCCGGTCGAGCTCGACCGCATCTACGGCAGCCTGCAGGCGCTGACCCGCGCACTCGGCCCCAACGGCGTCAACGCCGACGGCACCCTCGACCACCTGCTGGAGGCCGGTAACAAGGCGTTCAGCGGCCAGGGCGCCAAGGGCAACCAGATGATCCAGGACCTCGCCGACGCGGCGAAGACCTTCGGTGACGGCGCCGGTCCGCTGTTCGAGTCGGTCACCCAGCTCGCGAAGTTCACCAGCACGCTCGCCCAGAACGACTCGCTGGTCCGGGGCTTCATGCAGGACCTCACCGGCGTCTCGGCGATGCTGGCCGACGAGAGCGACGAGCTGCAGAAGGCCGTCGCCGCCGTCGCCAAGGCGGTCGGCAGCGTCAAGGGCTTCGTCAAGAACAACCGCGACGCATTCGTCGCCGACATCGCGAAGCTCACCGACGTGATGAGCACCATCGCCTCGGAGAAGGACAACATCCAGACCGCCGTCGAGGTGGCGCCGGTCGCGATGGGCAACCTGGCGATGGGCTTCGACCACGTCAGCGACAGCCAGAACTCCCGCTTCGCCATCGGCGGCAACGTGTGGGACGCCGACGGCTTCATCTGCGGCCTCATCCAGCAGCACCCGGCGATGCCGCCGGCGCTCAAGGACACCGCCTGCGAGCTGATCGAGAAGCTCATCGAGCCGATCGTGACCCAGCTGCCGTGGCTGCCGCCCGGATACAAGCAGTACCTGCCGAAGCAGGCCGCCTCGAAGAAGGGCATCCAGGTGCCGGAGATCTCCGACGTGTCCTACTCGACCGGCGACGACGCGTCCGTCCAGAACCTGCTGGGAGGTGGCTCGTGA
- a CDS encoding MlaD family protein yields the protein MNKHQRARDARVLRLGVITLVVMAVVSAATFNLGKFPGFRGTTYYAEFSDASGIHKGNIVQVGGIRVGRVAAVTLAGDRVKVKFEIDGDVDFGKESSASIEVLNLLGEKFLDLTPGGKGQLAEGGTIPMERTQAAYDIVGVFGDLTTTTEEIDTQQLATALDTVADTLDESAPEIQASFDGISRLSRSIASRDAEIQTLFESSKEVTKVLADRSDDIVDLMKNSDLVFQELTKRRDAVHALLVNARSLAKELRGVVEDNEQQIGPALKEVDGLVSFLVSKKDKLKATLAALGPYVSILSNIIGTGPWFDAYAANVLAIPTGEFVPGTGL from the coding sequence ATGAACAAGCACCAGCGCGCCCGCGACGCCCGCGTCCTCCGCCTCGGCGTCATCACCTTGGTCGTGATGGCCGTCGTGTCCGCCGCGACTTTCAACCTGGGCAAGTTCCCGGGCTTCCGCGGTACGACGTACTACGCCGAGTTCAGCGACGCCAGCGGCATCCACAAGGGCAACATCGTCCAGGTCGGCGGCATCCGCGTCGGCCGCGTCGCCGCGGTCACGCTCGCCGGCGACCGGGTCAAGGTGAAGTTCGAGATCGACGGTGACGTCGACTTCGGCAAGGAGAGCAGTGCCTCGATCGAGGTGCTCAACCTGCTGGGCGAGAAGTTCCTCGACCTCACCCCCGGTGGCAAGGGGCAGCTCGCCGAGGGCGGCACCATCCCGATGGAGCGCACCCAGGCGGCCTACGACATCGTCGGTGTCTTCGGCGACCTCACCACCACGACCGAGGAGATCGACACCCAGCAGCTCGCCACGGCGCTGGACACGGTGGCCGACACCCTCGACGAGTCCGCACCCGAGATCCAGGCGTCCTTCGACGGCATCTCCCGGCTCTCGCGGAGCATCGCGTCGCGCGACGCCGAGATCCAGACCCTGTTCGAGAGCTCGAAGGAGGTCACGAAGGTCCTCGCCGACCGCAGCGACGACATCGTCGACCTGATGAAGAACAGCGACCTCGTGTTCCAGGAGCTGACCAAGCGCAGGGACGCGGTGCACGCACTGCTCGTCAACGCCCGCTCGCTGGCCAAGGAGCTGCGCGGCGTGGTCGAGGACAACGAGCAGCAGATCGGCCCCGCGCTCAAGGAGGTCGACGGGCTGGTGAGCTTCCTGGTCTCCAAGAAGGACAAGCTCAAGGCGACCCTGGCCGCCCTCGGTCCCTACGTGTCCATCCTCAGCAACATCATCGGCACCGGGCCCTGGTTCGACGCGTACGCCGCGAACGTCCTCGCGATCCCGACCGGTGAGTTCGTCCCCGGAACGGGGCTGTGA
- a CDS encoding MCE family protein, which yields MNPGGNQRNAATTAAAIKLGIFTVVSVFVTGLLAVIMGNVGFGDRNEYQAIFTNATMLEKGDDVRVAGVNVGEVKKVEHYHRTMAKVTFKVDSGVKMTTASEAKIRFLNLVGDRYMALEQGTGAAEAKALPDGATIPVRNTEPALDLTVLFDGFKPLFAALTPDQVNELSMNLVQVLQGEGGTVKSLLDHTASLTSTLADRDQLVGDVITNLTQTLKTVDDRHQQLSSLIVSLKDWMTDLARDRDTIGSSLDNISELTVAVADLLRRGRPLVKEDIAALRDLAKLLNKKENRDNLASLLDRMPEMMTDQTRTGTYGSWYQYYVCGVSARIRLPIIKDLPILKEIEDYITNFSFKSKAPRCQDR from the coding sequence ATGAACCCCGGAGGGAACCAGCGCAACGCGGCCACGACGGCCGCGGCGATCAAGCTCGGCATCTTCACCGTCGTGTCGGTCTTCGTGACCGGCCTGCTGGCCGTGATCATGGGCAACGTCGGCTTCGGCGACCGCAACGAGTACCAGGCGATCTTCACCAACGCCACGATGCTGGAGAAGGGCGACGACGTCCGGGTCGCCGGCGTCAACGTCGGCGAGGTCAAGAAGGTCGAGCACTACCACCGCACGATGGCCAAGGTGACCTTCAAGGTCGACTCCGGCGTCAAGATGACCACGGCGTCCGAGGCCAAGATCCGGTTCCTCAACCTGGTCGGCGACCGCTACATGGCCCTGGAGCAGGGGACCGGCGCCGCGGAGGCGAAGGCACTGCCGGACGGCGCCACCATCCCGGTGCGCAACACCGAGCCGGCGCTCGACCTCACCGTGCTCTTCGACGGCTTCAAGCCGCTGTTCGCGGCGCTCACGCCCGACCAGGTCAACGAGCTGAGCATGAACCTGGTCCAGGTGCTCCAGGGCGAGGGAGGCACGGTCAAGAGCCTGCTCGACCACACCGCGTCGCTGACCTCGACCCTCGCCGACCGTGACCAGCTGGTCGGTGACGTGATCACGAACCTCACCCAGACCCTGAAGACGGTCGACGACCGGCACCAGCAGCTGAGCTCGCTCATCGTCTCCCTCAAGGACTGGATGACCGACCTCGCCAGGGACCGCGACACGATCGGCTCCTCGCTCGACAACATCTCCGAGCTGACGGTCGCCGTGGCCGACCTGCTGCGCCGCGGCCGGCCCCTGGTCAAGGAGGACATCGCCGCGCTGCGCGACCTGGCCAAGCTGCTCAACAAGAAGGAGAACCGGGACAACCTGGCCAGCCTCCTCGACCGGATGCCGGAGATGATGACCGACCAGACCCGCACCGGTACCTACGGCTCCTGGTACCAGTACTACGTCTGCGGCGTCTCCGCCCGGATCCGGCTGCCGATCATCAAGGACCTGCCGATCCTCAAGGAGATCGAGGACTACATCACCAACTTCTCCTTCAAGTCCAAGGCGCCGAGGTGTCAGGACCGATGA
- a CDS encoding MCE family protein — protein MLVNIHHDSAREHNRLLVAGAVFLTVIALLVWLSIAIYNKTFDSSTTVTVKADRAGLQLAKFGDVRINGVLVGRVDKIDQDGKQAEITLAIDNDAAKKIPANVSVRILPTTLFGQKFVALVRPEAASGHLQDGDVIASDRVDTNVELSQVLANLFPLLRAVRPADLNATLHALATALEGRGEKLGATMDQLGDYIGAIDDHLPTLRKDLVALADVADAYDVAAPDLLDVLDNVTVTSKTVTEKAKDLDVFFSDLTGLSDTATKFLAENEQNLIRMGQVTAPVLDLLAEYSPEFPCLIRGAANYAPILSKTFEGNVVKQYIEFFQPQFRPYDERDLPSYGEVGHGPWCLGLPDFTIPAPAHPLDQGSDIDEKGGFSPLPLQGLLGRPAAIDSGYAGSVAEQRVVNAMLAGESGHDPAAYGSLGTLLYGPVVREGKAAG, from the coding sequence ATGCTGGTGAACATCCATCACGACAGTGCCCGGGAGCACAACCGGCTCCTCGTCGCCGGGGCCGTGTTCCTGACCGTGATCGCGCTGCTCGTGTGGCTCTCGATCGCGATCTACAACAAGACCTTCGACAGCTCGACCACCGTCACCGTCAAGGCGGACCGCGCCGGCCTGCAGCTGGCCAAGTTCGGCGACGTGCGGATCAACGGCGTGCTGGTCGGCCGGGTCGACAAGATCGACCAGGACGGCAAGCAGGCCGAGATCACCCTCGCCATCGACAACGACGCCGCGAAGAAGATCCCCGCCAACGTGAGCGTGCGGATCCTGCCGACCACGCTGTTCGGCCAGAAGTTCGTCGCGCTGGTCCGGCCCGAGGCCGCCAGCGGGCACCTGCAGGACGGCGACGTCATCGCGTCGGACCGGGTGGACACCAACGTCGAGCTGAGCCAGGTGCTCGCCAACCTGTTCCCGCTGCTGCGCGCCGTGCGCCCCGCCGACCTCAACGCCACGCTGCACGCCCTGGCCACCGCGCTCGAGGGCCGCGGCGAGAAGCTCGGCGCGACCATGGACCAGCTCGGCGACTACATCGGTGCGATCGACGACCACCTGCCGACGCTGCGCAAGGACCTGGTCGCGCTCGCCGACGTCGCCGACGCGTACGACGTCGCCGCGCCCGACCTGCTCGACGTCCTCGACAACGTCACGGTCACCAGCAAGACGGTCACCGAGAAGGCCAAGGACCTCGACGTCTTCTTCTCCGACCTCACTGGCCTGTCCGACACCGCGACGAAGTTCCTCGCCGAGAACGAGCAGAACCTGATCCGGATGGGCCAGGTGACCGCGCCGGTCCTCGACCTGCTCGCGGAGTACTCCCCGGAGTTCCCCTGCCTGATCCGCGGTGCCGCCAACTACGCGCCGATCCTGTCCAAGACGTTCGAGGGCAACGTGGTCAAGCAGTACATCGAGTTCTTCCAGCCGCAGTTCCGGCCCTACGACGAGCGCGACCTGCCGTCGTACGGCGAGGTCGGGCACGGCCCGTGGTGCCTCGGGCTGCCGGACTTCACCATCCCGGCCCCGGCGCATCCCCTCGACCAGGGCTCCGACATCGACGAGAAGGGCGGCTTCTCGCCGCTGCCCCTGCAGGGTCTGCTGGGCCGGCCCGCCGCCATCGACAGCGGGTACGCCGGCAGCGTGGCCGAGCAGCGCGTGGTCAACGCGATGCTCGCCGGCGAGAGCGGTCACGACCCCGCGGCGTACGGCTCCCTCGGCACGCTGCTCTACGGGCCGGTCGTCCGGGAAGGGAAGGCGGCCGGATGA
- a CDS encoding ABC transporter permease, protein MAAADFFANSYKSGRSTLEGYGDQLLFYVKALTWAPRAVKRYPREIMNTLAEVAFGSGGLSLILGSVGVIAFMAFFAGTEVGIQGYASLSQIGVAKFSAFISAYFNTREVAPLVSSIALAATVGCGYTARLGAMRISEEIDALEVMGIPSLPFLVTTRMVAAFIAVIPLYIVALCASYLSPRLIVTMIYGQSGGTYDHYFLQFLPPIDMVWSFFKLLFLAVAVILIHCYYGYTASGGPAGVGRAVGKAIRTSIVTIVMADFFLTFAIWGSTTTVRITG, encoded by the coding sequence ATGGCTGCCGCCGACTTCTTCGCCAACAGCTACAAGAGCGGGCGCTCCACCCTCGAGGGGTACGGCGACCAGCTGCTCTTCTACGTCAAGGCGCTGACCTGGGCGCCGCGGGCCGTCAAGCGCTACCCCCGCGAGATCATGAACACGCTGGCCGAGGTCGCCTTCGGCTCGGGCGGCCTGAGCCTGATCCTCGGCTCGGTCGGCGTGATCGCGTTCATGGCGTTCTTCGCCGGCACCGAGGTCGGCATCCAGGGCTACGCCTCGCTGAGCCAGATCGGCGTGGCGAAGTTCAGCGCCTTCATCTCCGCGTACTTCAACACCCGCGAGGTCGCACCGCTGGTGTCCTCGATCGCGCTCGCCGCGACCGTGGGCTGCGGCTACACCGCGCGCCTGGGCGCGATGCGGATCTCCGAGGAGATCGACGCGCTCGAGGTGATGGGCATCCCGTCGCTGCCGTTCCTCGTCACGACCCGCATGGTCGCGGCGTTCATCGCGGTCATCCCGCTCTACATCGTGGCGCTGTGCGCGTCGTACCTCTCGCCGAGGCTGATCGTCACCATGATCTACGGCCAGTCGGGTGGCACCTACGACCACTACTTCCTGCAGTTCCTGCCGCCGATCGACATGGTCTGGTCCTTCTTCAAGCTGCTTTTCCTCGCGGTCGCGGTGATCCTGATCCACTGCTACTACGGCTACACCGCCTCGGGCGGGCCTGCCGGCGTCGGCCGGGCGGTCGGCAAGGCGATCCGCACCAGCATCGTGACGATCGTGATGGCCGACTTCTTCCTGACCTTCGCCATCTGGGGCTCGACGACGACCGTCCGGATCACGGGGTGA